A genomic stretch from Coregonus clupeaformis isolate EN_2021a chromosome 23, ASM2061545v1, whole genome shotgun sequence includes:
- the LOC121536844 gene encoding MORC family CW-type zinc finger protein 3 isoform X1, translating into MASQVQRGVPLSALCPKFLHTNSTSHTWPFSAIAELIDNAYDPDVNAKQFWIDKTQFKGQDCLIFMDNGNGLDYEKMHKMLSFGYSEKTVINGQHPIGLYGNGFKSGSMRLGRDAIVFSKSLDGDSMHVGMLSQSYLAQIKAEQIIVPIVSFQRVGLNQFRVNEKHKASLQDILYYSLFKTENELLTELKAINSTCSTGSSGTRIIIWSLRRTLTGQTEFDFTTSSYDIRIPLDVLESTSEQYRRSELLTKPESYYSLRAYCSILYLKPRMQIVIRGQKVKTELISKSLAYIAKDYYKPNFVNRRIPITFGYNTKSKDQYGIMMYHKNRLIKPYERVGVQLKANIQGLGVIGVIECNFLEPTHNKQDFDNTDKYRKTINNLGVKLEDYWKEIRFKRDKEDPNSTVPVEDTMKRPDQNWVQCDTCLRWRKLPDGIDCRLLPEKWFCHMNPDPQFRSCMVEEEPEDSDDDQPSYQKTYKQHERNTKMQQEWKRQQYEDEQKKSERMRIAALARQNEALRRQQEDLKLQLIKTSSFRTAVQMSPAAAPPTVRVNVKAPLSSRASTASPLSARPRSSPLRISPLTQSGTSPSSNHMPIISSVCSLSTPPAPSTPSRMKRTLAITSERDTKRPRVNGFHQNTSMGTASTAAETNVSSPSVIIPIDDDDDEITDDDDIVILETNSTPIPKKATFDMAKVKSESRAVETPSGTGNVKTNGIGTSSMETGTAATNPSPPPPPSEQMSITTQTDIRGEVKDEEEEERKKREEGEKEREKERIENRTKVKNKKEDDKKKREKEERERKRTEPGPSTPCPSTPGPSSAGPSTPGPSTPGPSSAGPSTPGASSAGASSAGASSAGPSTPGPSTPGPSTPGPSAPGPSSAGPSAPDPLDRPLIDFRNLSEAQEQQDQLLELMQAAAHERDQFKEQVHKLTCQLHDLEGSMQELSQAAVKREQCHQVCQTGTGGGEGEQAEGRKVSDQLAVQVDTLLQDLSNANCERDMLRSQVEAMKEERGNLWSQCETLQLDVVELRREKQEWEREKQEREKEEREAAQAAQTERGDIAVTSAANGSTSEAPQTLRELRRSIGRLLVTFVPALDLEQVNYDCPVIDEILDQVLTDVETLGPA; encoded by the exons ATGGCGTCGCAAGTACAGAGAGGAGTGCCTCTAAGTGCG CTCTGTCCCAAGTTCCTCCACACAAACTCCACCAGCCACACCTGGCCCTTCAGCGCCATCGCTGAATTAATAG ATAATGCCTATGATCCAGATGTCAATGCCAAGCAGTTCTGGATTGATAAGACCCAGTTTAAAGGCCAAGACTGCCTCATCTTCATGGACAATGGAAATGGGCTGGACTATGAAAAGATGCACAAGATGCTCAG cttcGGTTACAGTGAGAAGACAGTCATAAACGGCCAGCACCCGATTGGTCTCTACGGTAACGGTTTCAAGTCGGGGTCCATGCGTCTGGGACGAGACGCCATCGTGTTCTCCAAGTCGCTAGATGGAGACTCCATGCATGTGGGCATGCTCTCCCAGAGCTACCTGGCACAGATCAAAGCAGAGCAGATCATCGTACCCATCGTCTCCTTCCAACGCGTCGGACTCAACCAGT TCCGTGTGAATGAGAAGCACAAGGCCAGTCTGCAGGACATCCTGTACTACTCTCTCTTTAAGACGGAGAACGAGCTGCTCACAGAGCTCAAAGCCATCAACTCCACCTGCTCCACGGGCTCTTCAGGAACACGCATCATCATCTGGAGCCTGCGCAG GACATTAACAGGACAAACAGAGTTTGATTTCACAACATCCAGTTACGACATCAGAATCCCGTTGGATGTCTTGGAGAGCACCAGTGAGCAATACAGGCGGTCGGAGCTGCTCACAAAACCAGAGAGTTACTACTCGCTACGT GCATACTGCAGTATTCTGTACCTGAAGCCGCGTATGCAGATCGTCATTCGAGGGCAAAAAGTGAAGACTGAGCTCATCTCCAAGAGCCTGGCATACATCGCGAAGGACTATTACAAGCCCAACTTCGTG AACAGACGTATTCCCATCACCTTTGGGTACAACACCAAGAGCAAAGACCAATACGGCATCATGATGTACCACAAGAACCGCCTCATAAAACCTTATGAGCGAGTGGGCGTTCAACTCAAG GCCAACATCCAAGGTCTCGGGGTAATTGGGGTTATCGAGTGTAACTTTCTGGAGCCCACCCACAACAAGCAAGATTTTGACAATACCGACAAATACAG GAAAACCATCAACAACTTGGGGGTAAAGCTGGAGGACTACTGGAAAGAGATCCGCTTTAAAAGAGACAAAGAAGATCCTAACAGCACCGTACCAGTGGAAGACACCAT GAAGCGCCCGGACCAGAACTGGGTGCAATGTGACACCTGCCTGCGCTGGAGGAAGCTGCCAGATGGGATTGATTGCAGACTGCTCCCAGAGAAGTGGTTCTGCCACATGAACCCCGACCCCCAGTTCAG GAGCTGCATGGTGGAGGAAGAGCCTGAAGACTCTGATGATGACCAACCTTCATACCAGAAAACCTACAAGCAACA TGAAAGGAACACCAAAATGCAGCAGGAGTGGAAACGACAACAG tatgaaGATGAGCAGAAGAAGTCCGAGCGGATGCGGATCGCGGCGCTGGCTCGGCAAAACGAGGCTCTGAGGCGCCAACAGGAGGACCTGAAACTGCAGCTTATAAAGACATCG AGCTTCAGGACAGCTGTACAGATGTCTCCAGCTGCTGCTCCCCCCACAGTCAGAGTTAATGTGAAGGCACCACTGAGCTCTAGGGCTTCCACAGCGTCACCACTCAGTGCTAGGCCCAGATCTTCTCCTCTCAGGATCTCTCCCCTCACACAATCAG gGACCAGCCCTTCCTCCAACCACATGCCCATCATCTCTAGCGTGTGCTCTCTTTCAACCCCTCCAGCCCCTTCAACCCCTTCAAG AATGAAGAGAACATTGGCAATAACCTCTGAAAGGGACACCAAAAGACCCAGGGTGAACGGTTTCCACCAAAACACCTCTATGGGGACTGCATCAACGGCGGCAGAGACTAATGTGTCATCCCCGTCAGTCATCATCCCTATTGACGATGACGATGATGAGATCACAGATGACGATGACATTGTTATCTTGGAGACCAACAGCACCCCTATTCCAAAGAAGGCAACCTTTGACATGGCCAAGGTAAAGTCAGAGAGTAGGGCCGTGGAAACACCTTCTGGCACTGGCAACGTTAAGACCAATGGCATAGGAACAAGCTCCATGGAGACGGGAACCGCAGCGACCAACCCCtcccctccaccacctccctcaGAGCAGATGAGCATCACCACCCAGACAGACATACGGGGCGAAGtgaaggatgaagaggaggaggaacgaAAGaaaagggaggaaggagagaaggaaagggagaaggagagaatagAGAACCGGACAAAAGTGAAGAACAAAAAAGAGGACGacaagaagaagagggagaaggaggaaagagagaggaagagaacagAACCAGGCCCATCCACACCATGCCCATCCACACCAGGCCCATCCTCTGCAGGCCCATCCACACCAGGCCCATCCACACCAGGCCCATCCTCTGCAGGCCCATCCACACCAGGCGCATCCTCTGCAGGCGCATCCTCTGCAGGCGCATCCTCTGCAGGCCCATCCACACCAGGCCCATCCACACCAGGCCCATCCACACCAGGCCCATCCGCACCAGGCCCATCGTCTGCTGGCCCATCAGCCCCAGACCCATTAGACCGTCCTCTGATTGACTTCCGTAACCTGTCGGAGGCCCAGGAGCAGCAGGACCAGCTGCTGGAGCTCATGCAGGCTGCAGCCCATGAGAGGGACCAGTTCAAGGAGCAGGTCCACAAGCTGACCTGCCAGCTCCATGACCTGGAGGGCAGCATGCAGGAGCTCTCCCAGGCCGCTGTGAAGAGAGAGCAATGCCACCAGGTCTGTCAGACTGGAACagggggtggagaaggagagcaGGCGGaggggaggaaggtcagtgaccAGCTGGCTGTACAGGTGGACACTCTGCTCCAGGACCTCAGCAACGCCAACTGTGAACGTGACATGCTACGCTCCCAG GTAGAGGctatgaaagaggagaggggCAACCTCTGGTCCCAGTGTGAGACGCTGCAGCTGGACGTGGTGGAGCTGAGGAGGGAGAAacaagagtgggagagagagaaacaagagagagagaaagaggagcgaGAAGCAGCTCAGGCTGcccagacagagaggggagacatAGCGGTCACTAGTGCTGCTAATGGCTCGACCTCGGAGGCGCCCCAAAC actgagGGAGCTTCGGAGGAGCATTGGTCGTCTCCTCGTCACGTTTGTCCCAGCGTTGGACCTCGAACAAGTCAACTACGACTGTCCAGTCATCGACGAGATCCTCGACCAGGTTCTTACTGATGTGGAGACATTGGGGCCTGCGTAG
- the LOC121536844 gene encoding MORC family CW-type zinc finger protein 3 isoform X2, which yields MDNGNGLDYEKMHKMLSFGYSEKTVINGQHPIGLYGNGFKSGSMRLGRDAIVFSKSLDGDSMHVGMLSQSYLAQIKAEQIIVPIVSFQRVGLNQFRVNEKHKASLQDILYYSLFKTENELLTELKAINSTCSTGSSGTRIIIWSLRRTLTGQTEFDFTTSSYDIRIPLDVLESTSEQYRRSELLTKPESYYSLRAYCSILYLKPRMQIVIRGQKVKTELISKSLAYIAKDYYKPNFVNRRIPITFGYNTKSKDQYGIMMYHKNRLIKPYERVGVQLKANIQGLGVIGVIECNFLEPTHNKQDFDNTDKYRKTINNLGVKLEDYWKEIRFKRDKEDPNSTVPVEDTMKRPDQNWVQCDTCLRWRKLPDGIDCRLLPEKWFCHMNPDPQFRSCMVEEEPEDSDDDQPSYQKTYKQHERNTKMQQEWKRQQYEDEQKKSERMRIAALARQNEALRRQQEDLKLQLIKTSSFRTAVQMSPAAAPPTVRVNVKAPLSSRASTASPLSARPRSSPLRISPLTQSGTSPSSNHMPIISSVCSLSTPPAPSTPSRMKRTLAITSERDTKRPRVNGFHQNTSMGTASTAAETNVSSPSVIIPIDDDDDEITDDDDIVILETNSTPIPKKATFDMAKVKSESRAVETPSGTGNVKTNGIGTSSMETGTAATNPSPPPPPSEQMSITTQTDIRGEVKDEEEEERKKREEGEKEREKERIENRTKVKNKKEDDKKKREKEERERKRTEPGPSTPCPSTPGPSSAGPSTPGPSTPGPSSAGPSTPGASSAGASSAGASSAGPSTPGPSTPGPSTPGPSAPGPSSAGPSAPDPLDRPLIDFRNLSEAQEQQDQLLELMQAAAHERDQFKEQVHKLTCQLHDLEGSMQELSQAAVKREQCHQVCQTGTGGGEGEQAEGRKVSDQLAVQVDTLLQDLSNANCERDMLRSQVEAMKEERGNLWSQCETLQLDVVELRREKQEWEREKQEREKEEREAAQAAQTERGDIAVTSAANGSTSEAPQTLRELRRSIGRLLVTFVPALDLEQVNYDCPVIDEILDQVLTDVETLGPA from the exons ATGGACAATGGAAATGGGCTGGACTATGAAAAGATGCACAAGATGCTCAG cttcGGTTACAGTGAGAAGACAGTCATAAACGGCCAGCACCCGATTGGTCTCTACGGTAACGGTTTCAAGTCGGGGTCCATGCGTCTGGGACGAGACGCCATCGTGTTCTCCAAGTCGCTAGATGGAGACTCCATGCATGTGGGCATGCTCTCCCAGAGCTACCTGGCACAGATCAAAGCAGAGCAGATCATCGTACCCATCGTCTCCTTCCAACGCGTCGGACTCAACCAGT TCCGTGTGAATGAGAAGCACAAGGCCAGTCTGCAGGACATCCTGTACTACTCTCTCTTTAAGACGGAGAACGAGCTGCTCACAGAGCTCAAAGCCATCAACTCCACCTGCTCCACGGGCTCTTCAGGAACACGCATCATCATCTGGAGCCTGCGCAG GACATTAACAGGACAAACAGAGTTTGATTTCACAACATCCAGTTACGACATCAGAATCCCGTTGGATGTCTTGGAGAGCACCAGTGAGCAATACAGGCGGTCGGAGCTGCTCACAAAACCAGAGAGTTACTACTCGCTACGT GCATACTGCAGTATTCTGTACCTGAAGCCGCGTATGCAGATCGTCATTCGAGGGCAAAAAGTGAAGACTGAGCTCATCTCCAAGAGCCTGGCATACATCGCGAAGGACTATTACAAGCCCAACTTCGTG AACAGACGTATTCCCATCACCTTTGGGTACAACACCAAGAGCAAAGACCAATACGGCATCATGATGTACCACAAGAACCGCCTCATAAAACCTTATGAGCGAGTGGGCGTTCAACTCAAG GCCAACATCCAAGGTCTCGGGGTAATTGGGGTTATCGAGTGTAACTTTCTGGAGCCCACCCACAACAAGCAAGATTTTGACAATACCGACAAATACAG GAAAACCATCAACAACTTGGGGGTAAAGCTGGAGGACTACTGGAAAGAGATCCGCTTTAAAAGAGACAAAGAAGATCCTAACAGCACCGTACCAGTGGAAGACACCAT GAAGCGCCCGGACCAGAACTGGGTGCAATGTGACACCTGCCTGCGCTGGAGGAAGCTGCCAGATGGGATTGATTGCAGACTGCTCCCAGAGAAGTGGTTCTGCCACATGAACCCCGACCCCCAGTTCAG GAGCTGCATGGTGGAGGAAGAGCCTGAAGACTCTGATGATGACCAACCTTCATACCAGAAAACCTACAAGCAACA TGAAAGGAACACCAAAATGCAGCAGGAGTGGAAACGACAACAG tatgaaGATGAGCAGAAGAAGTCCGAGCGGATGCGGATCGCGGCGCTGGCTCGGCAAAACGAGGCTCTGAGGCGCCAACAGGAGGACCTGAAACTGCAGCTTATAAAGACATCG AGCTTCAGGACAGCTGTACAGATGTCTCCAGCTGCTGCTCCCCCCACAGTCAGAGTTAATGTGAAGGCACCACTGAGCTCTAGGGCTTCCACAGCGTCACCACTCAGTGCTAGGCCCAGATCTTCTCCTCTCAGGATCTCTCCCCTCACACAATCAG gGACCAGCCCTTCCTCCAACCACATGCCCATCATCTCTAGCGTGTGCTCTCTTTCAACCCCTCCAGCCCCTTCAACCCCTTCAAG AATGAAGAGAACATTGGCAATAACCTCTGAAAGGGACACCAAAAGACCCAGGGTGAACGGTTTCCACCAAAACACCTCTATGGGGACTGCATCAACGGCGGCAGAGACTAATGTGTCATCCCCGTCAGTCATCATCCCTATTGACGATGACGATGATGAGATCACAGATGACGATGACATTGTTATCTTGGAGACCAACAGCACCCCTATTCCAAAGAAGGCAACCTTTGACATGGCCAAGGTAAAGTCAGAGAGTAGGGCCGTGGAAACACCTTCTGGCACTGGCAACGTTAAGACCAATGGCATAGGAACAAGCTCCATGGAGACGGGAACCGCAGCGACCAACCCCtcccctccaccacctccctcaGAGCAGATGAGCATCACCACCCAGACAGACATACGGGGCGAAGtgaaggatgaagaggaggaggaacgaAAGaaaagggaggaaggagagaaggaaagggagaaggagagaatagAGAACCGGACAAAAGTGAAGAACAAAAAAGAGGACGacaagaagaagagggagaaggaggaaagagagaggaagagaacagAACCAGGCCCATCCACACCATGCCCATCCACACCAGGCCCATCCTCTGCAGGCCCATCCACACCAGGCCCATCCACACCAGGCCCATCCTCTGCAGGCCCATCCACACCAGGCGCATCCTCTGCAGGCGCATCCTCTGCAGGCGCATCCTCTGCAGGCCCATCCACACCAGGCCCATCCACACCAGGCCCATCCACACCAGGCCCATCCGCACCAGGCCCATCGTCTGCTGGCCCATCAGCCCCAGACCCATTAGACCGTCCTCTGATTGACTTCCGTAACCTGTCGGAGGCCCAGGAGCAGCAGGACCAGCTGCTGGAGCTCATGCAGGCTGCAGCCCATGAGAGGGACCAGTTCAAGGAGCAGGTCCACAAGCTGACCTGCCAGCTCCATGACCTGGAGGGCAGCATGCAGGAGCTCTCCCAGGCCGCTGTGAAGAGAGAGCAATGCCACCAGGTCTGTCAGACTGGAACagggggtggagaaggagagcaGGCGGaggggaggaaggtcagtgaccAGCTGGCTGTACAGGTGGACACTCTGCTCCAGGACCTCAGCAACGCCAACTGTGAACGTGACATGCTACGCTCCCAG GTAGAGGctatgaaagaggagaggggCAACCTCTGGTCCCAGTGTGAGACGCTGCAGCTGGACGTGGTGGAGCTGAGGAGGGAGAAacaagagtgggagagagagaaacaagagagagagaaagaggagcgaGAAGCAGCTCAGGCTGcccagacagagaggggagacatAGCGGTCACTAGTGCTGCTAATGGCTCGACCTCGGAGGCGCCCCAAAC actgagGGAGCTTCGGAGGAGCATTGGTCGTCTCCTCGTCACGTTTGTCCCAGCGTTGGACCTCGAACAAGTCAACTACGACTGTCCAGTCATCGACGAGATCCTCGACCAGGTTCTTACTGATGTGGAGACATTGGGGCCTGCGTAG
- the LOC121536843 gene encoding chromatin assembly factor 1 subunit B-like, with the protein MKVITCEIAWHNKEPVYSLDFQHNSEGCIHRLATAGVDTTVRLWRVEMGPDGKAVVDFLSNLARHTKAVNVVRFCPNSELLASGGDDSAILLWKLNDSKEPEQTPSFQEEEDCQLNKESWSVVKTLRGHIEDVYDISWTRDGNFMVSGSVDNTAIMWDVTKGQKLCIFNDHKSYVQGVTWDPLGQYVATLSCDRVMRVYSTQSRRKAYSVSKMSSGSAAEGEVKQYRMFHDDSMRSFFRRLTFTPDGSFLLAPAGCVEAGENITNTTYVFSRKSLKRPIAHLPCPAKATLAVRCCPVYFELRTKKGEDGSAQPLPNTFGLPYRLLFAVASEDSIFLYDTQQTLPFGYVSNLHYHTLSDLTWSRDGSFLAVSSTDGYCSFLSFSPGELGTPLKEPPVLEVVTPGNGPEKKGKKAAAARTVSPVPKTTESTAPVHPNPKEAPSTPLSSLTSPATPLAPGGEEKKNPGKAKPQPRRITLNTLEGWGKPSTPKAPAASAPKTPTTASISTLATPQQPSLTPNTPLNPSTPNTPLSPSISQPCLTPKAQCSSGKTLGPSTPKGPAPRRISLTPFVSRSPAAFTTPSSTEKAKHERPSPPTDPVCQPPESKRPKTSTLAGKTGVAPASGSTPNP; encoded by the exons ATGAAGGTGATAACATGTGAGATTGCGTGGCACAACAAAGAGCCTGTCTACAGTCTGGACTTCCAGCACAACTCTGAGGGCTGCATACACAGGCTGGCCACAGCAGGAGTGGACACCACTGTCAGG TTGTGGCGTGTGGAGATGGGGCCTGATGGGAAGGCTGTGGTGGACTTCCTGTCCAACCTGGCACGGCACACCAAGGCTGTCAACGTGGTGCGCTTCTGCCCCAACAGCGAGCTGCTCGCATCTGGAGGAGATG ATTCAGCCATCCTGCTGTGGAAGCTGAACGACAGTAAGGAGCCTGAGCAGACCCCGTCgttccaggaggaggaggattgtCAGCTCAACAAGGAGAGCTGGAGCGTGGTCAAGACCCTGCG GGGACACATTGAGGATGTGTATGATATCAGCTGGACCCGGGATGGGAACTTCATGGTCTCTGGTTCTGTGGACAACACTGCCATTATGTGGGATGTAACAAAGG GTCAGAAGCTGTGCATCTTTAACGACCATAAGAGCTATGTGCAGGGAGTGACCTGGGACCCGCTGGGCCAGTATGTGGCCACACTCAGCTGTGACAG GGTGATGCGTGTGTACAGTACTCAGAGCAGGAGGAAGGCCTACAGTGTCAGTAAGATGAGCTCTGGATCAGCTGCGGAGGGAGAG GTGAAACAGTACCGAATGTTCCATGACGACAGCATGAGGTCTTTCTTCAGACGCCTCACCTTCACACCGGACGGCTCCTTCCTGCTCGCCCCAG cggGGTGTGTGGAGGCAGGGGAGAACATCACCAACACCACCTACGTCTTCTCCAGGAAGAGCCTCAAGAG GCCCATAGCTCACCTGCCCTGCCCTGCTAAAGCCACCCTGGCTGTACGCTGTTGCCCCGTCTACTTTGAGCTGAGGACCAAGAAGGGAGAGG ATGGCAGTGCCCAGCCCCTGCCCAACACGTTTGGCTTGCCCTACAGACTGTTGTTTGCTGTGGCCTCCGAGGATTCCATCTTCCTCTATGACACTCAGCAGACCCTACCCTTCGGCTACGTCTCCAACCTCCACTACCACACACTCAGCGACCTCACCTg GTCTCGAGACGGTTCCTTCCTGGCGGTGTCGTCTACAGACGGCTACTGCTCCTTCCTGTCCTTCTCCCCTGGCGAGCTGGGCACCCCCCTCAAGGAGCCCCCCGTCCTGGAGGTCGTCACCCCTGGCAACGGCCCTGAAAAGAAGGGCAAGAAGGCTGCAGCGGCCCGCACGGTGTCCCCTGTCCCCAAAACCACAGAGAGCACCGCCCCTGTTCACCCCAACCCTAAAGAGGCCCCCAGCACCCCCCTATCCTCCCTCACCTCCCCTGCCACTCCTCTGgcccctggaggagaggagaagaagaaccCTGGCAAAGCCAAGCCCCAGCCCCGTAGGATCACCCTCAACACCCTGGAGGGGTGGGGCAAGCCCAGCACCCCCAAAGCGCCTGCTGCTAGTGCCCCCAAAACCCCCACCACAGCCAGCATCAGCACACTCGCCACCCCCCAGCAGCCTAGCCTTACCCCCAACACCCCCCTCAACCCCTCTACCCCCaacacccccctctccccctctatatcccagccctgcctcaccccaaaggcccaatgcagcagcGGTAAAACCCTGGGCCCCAGCACCCCTAAAGGACCCGCCCCCAG ACGGATATCTCTGACTCCCTTCGTCTCCAGATCTCCAGCTGCCTTCACcacaccctcctccacagagAAAGCCAAACATG AACGGCCCTCTCCCCCCACTGACCCTGTGTGTCAGCCCCCAGAGTCCAAGCGGCCCAAGACCAGCACCCTGGCAGGCAAGACAGGGGTGGCTCCAGCCTCAGGGTCCACACCCAACCCCTAA